The genome window TATGGACAAATTCGCACGGCGGATGCGGTTTCTAATATACCATCGAGTAATGTTTTAACTTCCCTAAGCATTTTCCTCGTTATCTATACCTTACTTTTCTTTTCTGCCCTCTATTTCGGCAGTCGCATCATTAGAAAAGGACCTAATTTTGATTTACCATTACCCGGGAAAAAAGAAGAAAAAACTCCTTTGGAAGTTAATCCTGCTACCCATATTCCCAACAGTCGCCCCATTAACTAAGTGGTAGAGAGGTACTATATTACGTCCGTAAAGGTTTTAGGTGTTAGGTAATTAATTATTCATTGTCAATTGATTAAGAGGAAGTTTTGTAATGGAATCATTAGATTATTTATTGCCCCTAGTGTGGTTTGCTATTTTGGCGTTATTTCTATTCATGTATGTGATGTTAGATGGCTTTGATTTAGGGGTGGGTATCCTTTCCCTGACTTCTTCTACGGAGGAAAGGAGGGGTATATTAATGACGAGTTTAAGTAACGTATGGGATGCTAATGCCACTTGGTTGATTTTGATGGGGGGTAGTTTATTTGGAGCTTTTCCCCTTGCCTATGCGACAATTTTAAGCTCTCTTTATATCCCGATTATGATTATGGTAATCGGGTTAGTTTTTCGCACGGTGGCGTTTGAATTTAGGGAAAATTCAGAGCAAAAGTTATTCTGGAATTTAGCTTTTGGTATTGGTAGTTTGATGGCGACAGTGGGCCAAGGTTTTGCCCTTGCAGGGGTAATTGAAGGGATTCATGTGGACGAAACGGGGCATTTTATTGGCTCAACTTGGGATTGGTTTAATTGGCGTAGTATTATAATTGCCTTAACTTTGATTCAGGGTTATGTTTTAATTGGCTCTTGTTATCTTATTATGAAAACTTCTGATACTCTACAAGAAACCCATTATAAAACCGCTAAACTTGCTTCTATTACTACGTTACTCGGTGCGATCGCCATTACCACAGTCACTCCCATTTTCTCTATTTTTGCACGAAATAGACTATTTGAAGAACCATTTATTTACATCTTTAGTGCTATCCCTATTATCGGATTAGGTTTAGTAATTCTCTTGTTTATCAGCCTGAATAAAAAACAGGAAAGAACACCTTTTATTCTCACTATTTTAATCTTTTTATTAACTTTTGTAGGTTTAGCATTAGTAGTGTTTCCCTATATTATCCCTCCAAGTATTACCATATATCAAGCAGCGGCTTCCCCTAGCTCATTGGTATTTATGCTAATATTTATCGGCTTTTTAATACCAATTATGTTGTTTTATAATGTTTATAATTACTTTGTTTTCCGTGGCAAAGTTACCGCAGAATAAATATTTGAGGTATTAGGTGTTAGGTAGGTAACTGGCTGTGGAAGATAATCGAGTTGGTTACAAAACCCAACAATAACCACAACTATTGCCTATTCACCATTTTCGATTCCCCGCCCTAACCAGAAAATTGAATAATGAATCAACTCTGCCATTGACAGAGGGTAAACAATCGATATATTGTACTACGATACAGTTGGTTAATGTTTTTGTGTGCAAAACTATAATTAACCGTTGTTATTTATCTTGTCTCATATAACCAGAGGTTTTTTAACCCATGGATTATCAAAAATTTTCGCCAAAAAAAGATTAATAATTTTAATTAACTAACTGAATTAAAGTATAAAAGTATAGGAGAAAAAGTGCGTAGAATTATTATTGCTGGTAACTGGAAAATGCACAAAACTCAGAGAGAATCTTTAGAGTTTTTACAAGGTTTTTTACCTCACTTAGAAGATACCCCCGAAAAAAGAGAGGTAGTTTTATGTGTACCTTTCACCAGTTTAAATTTTATGTCAAAAAATTTACATGGTAGCCGAGTTAAACTAGGGGCGCAAAATATCCACTGGGCAGAAGAAGGGGCTTTCACAGGGGAAATTTCCGGAGCTATGTTAACAGAAATTGGTCTAAATTACGTTATTGTAGGTCATAGTGAGCGTCGCCAATATTTTGGAGAAACTGATGACACTGTCAATAAAAGATTGTTGGCGGCACAAAGTCACGGTTTAACTCCCATTTTGTGTGTGGGTGAAAGTAAAGCCCAGAGAGATGCGGGGGAAACTGAGCAAGTAATTTTTGACCAACTTAAAAAAGGTTTGGTAGATGTTGATCAGGATAACTTAGTTATAGCATATGAACCCATATGGGCGATTGGTACTGGAGATACTTGCGAGGCAACGGAAGCCAATCGGGTTATCAGTTTGATTCGTGGGCAGTTAACCAATAAGGATGTCACTATTCAGTATGGTGGCTCCGTAAATCCTGGAAATGTTGATGAAATTATGGCACAATCTGACATTGATGGGGCTTTAGTAGGTGGCGCTAGTCTTCAGGCGGATAGTTTTGCAAGATTGGTAAATTATCAATAAGTCGTTGCTGATTTTAGGTATGATTTGTCATTAGGGTGGGCAATAGGCAGTGGTTTAATTTGATTAACGATCATTTTAAACAATTGTCCATTGTCTATATCTATTTTTTACTAATCATCCTTGGGGTGTTTAGCGATGCCTAGTTTGACAAGGTTTTTTTCTAAAATTTGAATAAAGTTAGCGTCTTTGAGGTATATTTGGCGATCGCCACTAGGATATAATAAATAAGGGTTAGTGCTATCTTTATCAATAAAAGTAAAAGCCTTTTTAAACTCAAGAGAATTAGACTTTATGGGCGCGTCAAAGTGCGCTGGAATAATCTGCTCAAAATTCCATAAAGATACCAAATTTGCCCAATTTAAAACCTTTTTCGAGGCTTGGGGTAAGATTAAACTTTCAAGGATAGGGGCAACAAGGAGACGATTCCGAATGGCAAGGAAAGAAATTTGCCACCCCGATAACCAACGGAAAGGAAATATACCAAAATAATTGCGACGACTACGATTAGGCGCATTTATAGCATTGATAATTAACTCCTTTAAACCCACCGTATCAATCATGCTAGGGCGAAAATAAAGGGCAAATAAACATACCCTTTGCCACCCCTTAAGACGGTTAAATTCATTGTCAGGCAAATCATCAAGGGCTGTTTCACGGGCATGAAAAAGTAAAGGGAAGGGGTTTAATTGGACAATTTCGGGAGGTTTTTCGGGAATAGATATAACCGTATCCGTCACCAATAAAGTGCGGGATGATTTATGATACATGGCAACCTCAGAAAAAGAGCCTTGGGTTAAATCAATATCGAGGATATGATATTCAAACTCCTTTGCAAAGGGAGATTCTCGCCAATCAAGGGGTAAAAATTTGGTTCTATTGATAGGGAAACCCACCCAAGATAATGGTAAACGAAAAGGGAAAGTCCATTGACTTGGCACACAATAAATATCGGCGTAGAGGAAGCGACGGGCAAAGGGTGGTACAAATACTTTATGCTCTAATCCTGAACTCGTAGAGTGGATA of Cyanobacterium sp. HL-69 contains these proteins:
- the cydB gene encoding cytochrome d ubiquinol oxidase subunit II CydB, whose product is MESLDYLLPLVWFAILALFLFMYVMLDGFDLGVGILSLTSSTEERRGILMTSLSNVWDANATWLILMGGSLFGAFPLAYATILSSLYIPIMIMVIGLVFRTVAFEFRENSEQKLFWNLAFGIGSLMATVGQGFALAGVIEGIHVDETGHFIGSTWDWFNWRSIIIALTLIQGYVLIGSCYLIMKTSDTLQETHYKTAKLASITTLLGAIAITTVTPIFSIFARNRLFEEPFIYIFSAIPIIGLGLVILLFISLNKKQERTPFILTILIFLLTFVGLALVVFPYIIPPSITIYQAAASPSSLVFMLIFIGFLIPIMLFYNVYNYFVFRGKVTAE
- the tpiA gene encoding triosephosphate isomerase TpiA; protein product: MRRIIIAGNWKMHKTQRESLEFLQGFLPHLEDTPEKREVVLCVPFTSLNFMSKNLHGSRVKLGAQNIHWAEEGAFTGEISGAMLTEIGLNYVIVGHSERRQYFGETDDTVNKRLLAAQSHGLTPILCVGESKAQRDAGETEQVIFDQLKKGLVDVDQDNLVIAYEPIWAIGTGDTCEATEANRVISLIRGQLTNKDVTIQYGGSVNPGNVDEIMAQSDIDGALVGGASLQADSFARLVNYQ